A single Methylomonas sp. AM2-LC DNA region contains:
- the ftsH gene encoding ATP-dependent zinc metalloprotease FtsH produces the protein MMKNVVLWVVIAVVLMAVFNNFGSKSIRTDSTLSYSQLIDAVKAGQVQQVQIADNTIKGRMQTGDKFKTYMPNDPHLIDDLLANGVEITVQPPEEPSMIMQIFVSFGPILLLIAVWVFFMRQMQGGGVGGRGGAMGFGKSKARMLEQDQNKVTFADVAGCDEAKEEVEEMVDFLKDPAKYQKLGGKVPRGALMVGPPGTGKTLLARAIAGEAKVPFFTISGSDFVEMFVGVGASRVRDMFEQAKKHAPCIIFIDEIDAVGRSRGAGLGGGNDEREQTLNQLLVEMDGFEGHEGIIVIAATNRSDVLDKALLRPGRFDRQVVVGLPDVRGREQILNVHLRKVPAAEDVKVKYIAQGTPGFSGADLANLVNEAALLAARFNKRLVSMIDLEKAKDKLIMGAERRSMVMDEKEKKMTAYHEAGHAIVGRLVPEHDPVYKVSIMPRGRALGVTMFLPERDQYSASKCKLDSMISSLYGGRIAEELIFGWEQVSTGASNDIERATELARNMVTKWGLSQRLGPLAYSEEEGEIFLGRSVTQHKSVAEETSHTIDEEIRSIIDKNYERAEKILKENEDILHSMSAALMKYETIDKYQIDDLMNRKPVRDPKGWDDSSTPSDGVEVDHWGKGNSDHTLDGATEQG, from the coding sequence ATGATGAAAAATGTAGTTTTGTGGGTTGTCATTGCAGTCGTTTTGATGGCAGTGTTCAACAACTTTGGTTCAAAATCTATTAGAACCGATTCCACGTTGTCCTACTCGCAGTTGATAGATGCGGTTAAAGCAGGGCAGGTGCAACAGGTACAAATTGCCGATAATACTATCAAAGGTCGGATGCAGACGGGTGATAAGTTTAAGACTTATATGCCAAATGATCCGCACTTGATTGACGATTTACTGGCCAATGGCGTAGAGATTACTGTACAGCCGCCCGAAGAACCGTCAATGATCATGCAGATTTTTGTTTCTTTTGGTCCCATTTTGTTACTGATTGCTGTATGGGTATTTTTCATGCGGCAAATGCAGGGCGGTGGCGTTGGTGGTCGTGGTGGAGCAATGGGCTTTGGCAAAAGCAAAGCACGCATGCTCGAACAAGATCAGAACAAAGTCACCTTTGCAGATGTGGCCGGGTGTGATGAAGCCAAGGAAGAAGTTGAAGAAATGGTCGACTTTTTAAAAGATCCGGCCAAATATCAAAAATTGGGTGGCAAAGTGCCGCGTGGTGCCTTAATGGTTGGCCCTCCCGGTACAGGTAAAACCTTGTTGGCCCGAGCTATTGCTGGCGAAGCCAAAGTACCGTTTTTTACCATTTCTGGATCAGATTTTGTGGAAATGTTCGTTGGTGTGGGTGCCTCGCGAGTGCGGGATATGTTTGAGCAAGCTAAAAAACATGCACCATGTATTATTTTTATCGACGAGATTGATGCCGTGGGCCGTTCGCGCGGAGCAGGTTTAGGTGGCGGTAACGACGAACGCGAACAAACCTTAAACCAATTATTGGTGGAAATGGATGGTTTTGAAGGCCACGAAGGCATTATTGTCATTGCTGCTACCAACCGTTCTGATGTTTTAGATAAAGCCTTGTTACGACCTGGTCGATTTGATCGTCAGGTAGTGGTCGGTTTGCCTGATGTCAGAGGACGTGAGCAGATTTTAAATGTGCACTTAAGAAAAGTGCCCGCTGCCGAAGATGTTAAAGTTAAATACATTGCACAGGGTACGCCCGGTTTTTCTGGTGCTGATCTGGCTAATCTGGTCAATGAAGCGGCCTTACTTGCGGCTCGTTTTAACAAGCGCTTAGTGAGCATGATCGATTTGGAAAAAGCCAAAGACAAGCTCATTATGGGTGCGGAAAGACGCTCTATGGTGATGGACGAAAAAGAGAAAAAAATGACTGCCTATCACGAAGCTGGGCATGCCATTGTTGGTCGCTTGGTACCTGAGCACGATCCAGTTTACAAAGTAAGCATCATGCCACGTGGACGCGCTTTGGGTGTAACCATGTTCTTGCCTGAGCGTGATCAGTACAGTGCCAGTAAATGTAAGCTGGACAGTATGATTTCAAGCTTATATGGTGGCAGGATTGCTGAAGAGCTGATTTTTGGCTGGGAGCAAGTATCCACGGGCGCTTCTAACGATATCGAACGCGCCACAGAGTTGGCCAGAAATATGGTGACTAAATGGGGCTTATCGCAACGTTTGGGTCCATTGGCTTACAGCGAGGAAGAAGGTGAAATCTTTTTAGGACGTTCTGTTACGCAACATAAGTCGGTTGCCGAAGAAACATCTCACACTATTGATGAGGAAATCCGTTCTATTATCGACAAAAATTACGAAAGAGCTGAGAAAATTCTTAAAGAAAACGAAGATATTCTGCACTCTATGTCTGCGGCTTTAATGAAATATGAAACCATAGACAAGTATCAAATTGATGATTTGATGAACAGGAAACCAGTTAGAGATCCAAAAGGTTGGGATGATTCCTCAACTCCTAGTGATGGCGTTGAAGTTGATCATTGGGGTAAGGGTAATAGTGATCATACTTTGGATGGTGCGACTGAGCAGGGTTAA
- the tpiA gene encoding triose-phosphate isomerase encodes MRRSLIMGNWKMNGSLQEGQQLASALAAGLGDVQQEVAVCVPFIYLSEISKVLAGSAIALGAQNVADQASGAYTGEISAAMLADIGIKYALVGHSERRSYYGDTDQSVANRFVQAIKQNVIPVLCVGETLAEREGNKTFQVIDEQLDTVIATAGIEAFSKAVIAYEPVWAIGTGKTASDEQAQEVHHYIRQRIAGVHPEIAEKLQILYGGSVKPDNAKALFAMPDIDGGLVGGASLDANGFLQICHSV; translated from the coding sequence ATGCGGCGGTCTTTGATAATGGGCAACTGGAAAATGAATGGCTCTCTTCAAGAGGGACAACAACTTGCGTCAGCTTTGGCTGCAGGCTTGGGTGACGTTCAGCAAGAAGTGGCAGTTTGTGTTCCGTTTATCTATTTGTCTGAAATAAGCAAGGTTTTGGCAGGTTCTGCTATTGCGCTAGGTGCACAAAATGTCGCTGATCAAGCATCCGGTGCCTACACAGGCGAAATATCTGCGGCCATGCTGGCTGATATTGGCATTAAATATGCGCTGGTAGGTCACTCCGAGAGACGTAGTTATTATGGTGATACCGATCAATCAGTAGCCAACCGTTTTGTACAAGCAATCAAACAAAACGTAATCCCCGTGTTATGCGTGGGTGAAACACTGGCAGAGAGAGAAGGAAACAAAACTTTTCAAGTAATCGACGAACAACTTGATACTGTTATAGCCACCGCAGGTATAGAAGCGTTTTCTAAAGCTGTTATTGCTTACGAACCCGTTTGGGCTATCGGTACCGGTAAAACCGCAAGTGACGAACAAGCGCAAGAAGTTCATCATTATATTCGTCAGCGTATTGCCGGTGTCCATCCGGAAATCGCAGAAAAACTGCAAATTCTGTATGGCGGCAGCGTCAAACCAGACAACGCTAAAGCCTTATTCGCTATGCCTGATATAGATGGCGGGCTGGTAGGTGGCGCCTCTCTGGATGCAAACGGCTTTTTACAGATTTGCCATTCAGTTTAG
- the glmM gene encoding phosphoglucosamine mutase, with protein sequence MAKKYFGTDGIRGKVGEYPITADFMLKLGWAAGRVFAKEGNGFVLVGKDTRISGYMFESALEAGLSAAGVDTRMLGPMPTPAIAYLTRTLRAKAGIVISASHNPYYDNGIKFFSVNGTKLPDELEHEIEEYLEAPMTTVESAKLGKVKRVNDAAGRYIEFCKATVPPQIEFKGMRIVIDCANGATYHIAPHVFREVGAEVVAIGAEPDGLNINDECGATKPENLAAKVMEYRADLGIALDGDGDRIIMVDHKGEIVDGDELIYIIAKSRLEVGKLSGPVVGTLMSNLGMEHALNAIGVQLLRANVGDRYVMELLTEKKGILGGEGSGHIICLDKTTTGDGIVAALQVLAEMRRTGKSLYELKSGMKKYPQVLINIRTEKKVKLDEIDAVKQAVASVEKKLGDKGRVLLRSSGTEPLVRVMVEGVDLDDVNKYATQLANDVKKSITS encoded by the coding sequence ATGGCAAAAAAATATTTTGGAACAGATGGTATTCGTGGCAAGGTTGGAGAATACCCAATTACAGCCGATTTTATGTTAAAACTAGGTTGGGCTGCGGGGCGAGTATTTGCCAAAGAAGGCAATGGTTTTGTGCTAGTTGGTAAAGATACACGTATATCGGGCTACATGTTCGAATCTGCACTGGAAGCAGGCCTGTCTGCGGCTGGTGTTGATACGCGCATGCTAGGGCCTATGCCTACCCCTGCCATTGCTTATCTAACCCGTACATTAAGAGCCAAAGCAGGTATCGTTATTAGTGCTTCTCATAATCCCTATTACGACAATGGCATCAAGTTTTTTTCGGTCAATGGTACCAAGTTGCCAGATGAGCTTGAGCACGAAATAGAAGAATATCTGGAAGCGCCCATGACTACAGTCGAGTCGGCAAAGCTGGGCAAAGTAAAGCGGGTGAACGATGCTGCTGGTCGGTATATAGAATTTTGTAAGGCTACCGTGCCTCCGCAAATTGAATTTAAAGGTATGCGTATCGTTATAGACTGCGCAAATGGAGCAACCTACCATATCGCACCGCATGTGTTTAGAGAAGTAGGCGCAGAAGTGGTTGCTATTGGAGCAGAACCGGATGGACTAAACATTAATGACGAATGTGGAGCCACCAAACCGGAAAATTTAGCTGCCAAAGTCATGGAATATCGCGCTGACCTGGGTATTGCTCTGGATGGTGATGGTGATCGCATTATTATGGTTGATCATAAAGGCGAGATAGTCGATGGTGATGAATTAATCTATATCATTGCCAAGTCACGTCTGGAAGTGGGCAAGTTATCCGGGCCAGTTGTGGGTACTTTAATGTCCAATTTGGGTATGGAGCATGCTTTAAATGCCATCGGTGTGCAACTATTGCGTGCCAATGTTGGTGATCGCTATGTGATGGAGTTGTTGACAGAGAAAAAAGGCATATTGGGTGGCGAAGGCTCAGGTCATATTATCTGTCTGGATAAAACGACTACCGGTGATGGTATCGTTGCGGCTTTGCAAGTGCTGGCAGAAATGCGTCGTACAGGCAAAAGTTTGTACGAGCTGAAGTCGGGTATGAAAAAGTATCCGCAGGTTTTAATCAACATTAGAACCGAAAAAAAAGTCAAACTCGACGAAATCGATGCTGTTAAACAAGCAGTAGCAAGCGTAGAAAAAAAACTGGGAGATAAAGGTCGAGTATTATTAAGATCGTCAGGAACAGAGCCGCTAGTGAGGGTAATGGTGGAAGGTGTAGATTTGGACGATGTCAATAAATACGCCACTCAGCTTGCCAATGATGTTAAGAAATCAATCACTTCTTGA